The following proteins come from a genomic window of Triticum aestivum cultivar Chinese Spring chromosome 6A, IWGSC CS RefSeq v2.1, whole genome shotgun sequence:
- the LOC123129508 gene encoding uncharacterized protein produces the protein MRKATCNEDAAGNGDMLSNLPNDLLLNILDRVGTLDAIRTCILSKQMLKLPAMLTRIFLSVSSIPGLHDRVVITSELLRTNNAVHHVTNSILSTRSPDIAINKLRIRFILTQDDSLTIAKSVAHAMAARKVDTAEFEITTEKTYKISSPDDLVRFGKQFNDFIGACPDAFAGLRCLWLRNMRLGELDIPNILSTCKLLESLHLTYCDSGIHSVLQVEHALLVELEVDYGKFERIELICLPKLQRVSYTGWYSHEDPLHFGFVPQLSKLSLTKTGVSSDKTLELTRLLANVPSITDLHLDFRSEKIWVLPECPKLLMTTLSKLQHVNLDNLPEGCDLAWTMFILEAAPSLKALCITVWDHWCIMATDKEFRKENGFCEKADVKWKPYAPAFKHKNLAKLIIHGFQPDGNFMRYIRCVVEAAVNMAEISLHDRKMCGRCGDLDPEIKDKVCPSRYPYTAEERKRAVDGLGLALPALIHFPS, from the exons ATGCGGAAAGCAACTTGCAACGAAGACGCCGCTGGCAACGGAGACATGCTTAGCAATCTGCCCAATGACCTTCTGCTTAACATTCTTGACAGGGTGGGCACTCTCGACGCTATAAGGACCTGCATCCTGTCCAAGCAAATGCTGAAGCTCCCTGCCATGCTCACACGGATCTTCCTAAGTGTTAGCTCCATTCCAGGTCTCCATGATCGTGTTGTCATCACCAGCGAGTTGCTCCGGACCAACAATGCCGTGCATCATGTAACAAATAGCATCTTGAGCACAAGGAGCCCGGACATCGCCATCAACAAACTCAGAATCAGATTTATCTTGACGCAAGATGACTCTCTCACCATTGCGAAATCTGTTGCCCATGCCATGGCAGCCCGGAAGGTTGACACAGCCGAGTTTGAGATCACAACGGAGAAGACTTATAAGATATCCTCTCCTGATGATCTCGTCCGCTTTGGGAAGCAGTTCAATGATTTTATCGGTGCTTGTCCGGATGCATTTGCTGGTCTTAGGTGCCTGTGGCTGCGCAACATGAGGCTTGGTGAACTGGACATTCCCAACATCCTCAGCACTTGCAAGCTCTTGGAGTCTCTGCATTTAACCTATTGCGACTCAGGGATCCATTCTGTACTCCAAGTAGAACATGCTCTACTTGTTGAGCTCGAGGTTGACTATGGGAAATTTGAGAGAATCGAGCTGATATGTCTACCCAAACTCCAACGGGTGAGCTATACTGGTTGGTACTCTCATGAAGATCCCCTTCATTTTGGTTTTGTACCACAGCTTTCAAAGCTGAGCCTCACTAAAACTGGCGTCAGTTCGGATAAGACTCTTGAGTTAACTAGGTTGCTTGCTAATGTTCCTTCCATAACCGATTTGCATCTGGATTTTAGAAGTGAAAAG ATTTGGGTTCTACCAGAATGCCCAAAGCTGCTCATGACTACGCTCAGCAAACTACAGCATGTGAATCTGGACAATCTTCCTGAAGGATGTGATTTAGCTTGGACAATGTTTATTCTTGAAGCTGCACCCTCCCTAAAAGCGTTGTGCATCACAGTATGGGATCATTGGTGCATAATGGCGACAGACAAAGAGTTTCGGAAGGAAAATGGTTTCTGCGAAAAGGCTGACGTGAAGTGGAAGCCGTATGCCCCTGCTTTCAAGCACAAGAATCTGGCTAAGCTTATCATACATGGTTTCCAACCTGACGGCAACTTTATGCGATACATCAGGTGTGTTGTGGAAGCTGCGGTAAATATGGCAGAGATATCTCTGCACGACAGGAAGATGTGTGGACGTTGTGGTGACTTGGATCCCGAGATCAAGGACAAGGTTTGTCCATCAAGATATCCATATACTGCTGAGGAGAGAAAGAGGGCAGTTGATGGGTTGGGTTTGGCTTTGCCGGCTCTGATTCACTTTCCGTCCTAA
- the LOC123130396 gene encoding uncharacterized protein, with translation MNGAMTSRGRIDPEEEARHRQVMGNHGVHDADWALCKALEQSDVQAGQNRLLLTKEQVRGGPIPKLFPELEELRGDGLNAQNAVPVKLLDADGRERDAHLRYLNSCKAYRVVGHQWRRLVEESGLCKGDRLDLYACRRGDGDGDRCLFVFRS, from the coding sequence ATGAACGGCGCCATGACTTCCCGCGGCCGCATCGAccccgaggaggaggcgcgccaccgGCAGGTGATGGGCAACCACGGCGTGCACGACGCCGACTGGGCGCTGTGCAAGGCGCTGGAGCAGTCCGACGTCCAGGCGGGGCAGAACAGGCTGCTGCTCACCAAGGAGCAGGTGCGTGGCGGCCCCATCCCCAAGCTCTTCCCGGAGCTTGAGGAGCTCCGCGGCGACGGCCTGAACGCCCAGAACGCGGTCCCGGTCAAGCTCCTCGACGCCGACGGCCGCGAGAGGGACGCCCACCTCCGCTACCTCAACTCCTGCAAGGCGTACCGGGTCGTGGGGCACCAGTGGAGGCGGCTCGTGGAGGAGAGCGGCTTGTGCAAGGGAGACCGCCTCGATCTGTACGCCTgcaggcgcggcgacggcgacggcgaccgctGCCTCTTCGTGTTCAGGAGCTAG